In the Artemia franciscana chromosome 1, ASM3288406v1, whole genome shotgun sequence genome, one interval contains:
- the LOC136042387 gene encoding uncharacterized protein LOC136042387, producing the protein MFKFTMTDELTMAKADEDAQRVYAKKLAADRESQKRERAEELPEQRESRLAAKRESEKRRRAEESKEQQGNGLEADRERKNRKRAEESKEQQGNRLEADRERKNRKRAEELPEQRGSRLAAKRESEKRRRVEELQEQQEIRLAADRESKKRKRAEESQEQQEIRLAADRESNKRKRAEESEQPESYRLAFRYNPVDDYSLSRCVQIGTMSKICPYCKALKFNGETMGMCCASGKVKLPLLAAPPEPLKTFLTGTTSESKRFLSKIRKYNSCFQMTSFGAQIENPDQFLSTFKVKGQIYHRAGSLLPFSGENHKFLQLYFISDRNSELNARCEISSNVERTIVSQLQHLFHENNNLVRLFKTAINLMPTDTHKIVISADKTPPGQHVRRYNAPTIDEVAIVMVGNQFLPRDIILHKRNAQLLRIAETHRCYDALQYPIIFWDGADGYHFNIKLMNPATNKEMNKKCSAMHYYSYRLMIRKDEENYILKCRELFHQFVVDMYAKIESERLLYIRLNQTKLRSEQYIHLRDAVINDGNTTNVGRLTILPSSYAGSPRHMHKYAQDAIAYVRLYGRPDLFITFTCNQSWDKILQLLLQGQSAVHRHDITAVSSGKS; encoded by the coding sequence atgtttaagtttacaatgactgatgaacttaccatggcaaaagccgatgaagatgctcaaagagtctatgccaaaaaacttgctgctgatagagaaagtcagaaaagagagcgtgccgaggaactaccagagcaacgcgaaagcagacttgctgctaaaagagaaagtgaaaaaagaaggcgtgccgaggaatcaaaagaacagcaaggaaacgggcttgaggctgatagagaaagaaagaacagaaagcgtgccgaggaatccaaagaacagcaaggaaacaggcttgaggctgatagagaaagaaagaacagaaagcgtgccgaggaactaccagagcaacgcggaagcagacttgctgctaaaagagaaagtgaaaaaagaaggcgtgtcgaggaattacaagaacagcaagaaatcaggcttgctgctgatagagaaagtaagaaaagaaagcgtgccgaggaatcacaagaacagcaagaaatcaggcttgctgctgatagagaaagtaataaaagaaagcgtgccgaggaatcagagcaacctgaaagttaccgcctggcattcaggtacaacccagtcgatgattatagcttgagtagatgtgttcaaatcgggacaatgtctaaaatttgtccctattgcaaggccttgaaattcaatggtgaaacaatgggaatgtgttgcgcctcaggaaaagttaaacttcctctattggctgcaccaccagagccattgaagactttccttactggaactacgtcagaatctaagcgttttttgtcaaaaatcagaaaatacaactcatgtttccaaatgacgtcgtttggagcccaaatcgaaaatccagatcaatttttgtctactttcaaagtaaaagggcaaatttatcatagagcagggtcccttctaccattctcaggcgagaatcataaatttttacaattgtacttcatcagtgatagaaattctgaattgaatgcacgttgcgaaatttcttccaacgttgaaaggacaatcgtttcccaattgcaacatcttttccacgaaaataataatttagtgcgtctgttcaaaacagccatcaatttgatgcctactgatacgcataaaattgttatttccgctgacaaaacgcctcctggccaacatgtgcgtagatacaatgctccaactatcgacgaagtggcaatcgttatggtcggtaatcagtttttacctcgagatattattcttcataagcgaaacgctcagttgttaagaattgctgaaactcatcgatgctacgatgccctacaatatcctatcattttttgggatggagccgacggctatcactttaatattaaattgatgaatccagccactaacaaagaaatgaataagaaatgcagtgcaatgcattattattcctatagactaatgattcggaaggatgaagaaaattatattttaaaatgccgtgaattgtttcaccaattcgtcgttgatatgtatgctaaaattgaatcagaacgtttgctatatatccgcctgaatcagaccaagctccgctctgaacaatacattcatttgcgagatgcagttataaatgacggtaataccacaaacgttggaagattaacaattttaccttcgtcatatgctggcagtccccgtcatatgcataaatatgctcaagatgctattgcgtatgttcgtctctatggtcgtccagatttatttattacatttacatgtaatcaatcttgggacaagatactgcagcttttacttcaaggacaatcggcggttcataggcatgataTTACggccgtgtcttccggcaaaagttga